One window of the Chloroflexota bacterium genome contains the following:
- a CDS encoding alanine--glyoxylate aminotransferase family protein: MSTGRSFGDLNPPTRLLLGSGPSNPEPRVLRALGMPLIGQFDPAFTAIMDEVSELSRRVFRTENRQAFPVSGSSRSGLEAAIASLVEPGDRVVVGNFGRFGDLFCEIARRYGAEVVDVRTPWGQIVEPDAVIRELRAARTKLVAIVHADTSTGVAQPLAEIGAACREHDALLVVDAVLSLGGCRVETDAWNVDVAISGLQKCLGGPSGMAPLTYNARAEAAMQARTGAPATNYLDLLQLQAYWGPDRLNHHTAPTSMVYALREALRIIDEEGLEPRWERHRRVNGALVAGLEAMGLSLFGDRAYKAPMIALVTVPDGIDEAGVRQQLLEEHGIEIMAAFGELNGKVWRIGLMGYNARFENAIRVLGALEQVLVGRGFRLPTGAGVAAARAAAQEAAALPA, encoded by the coding sequence ATGTCTACCGGCCGCTCGTTTGGTGACCTGAACCCGCCGACTCGCCTCCTGCTCGGATCTGGCCCCAGCAACCCGGAGCCGCGCGTCCTGCGGGCGCTCGGCATGCCGCTGATCGGCCAGTTCGACCCCGCCTTCACGGCGATCATGGACGAGGTCTCCGAGCTGTCGCGCAGGGTCTTCCGCACCGAGAACCGGCAGGCGTTCCCGGTCTCGGGGTCGTCACGGTCGGGTCTGGAGGCGGCGATTGCCAGCCTCGTGGAGCCGGGCGACCGGGTGGTCGTGGGCAACTTCGGGCGGTTCGGCGACCTGTTCTGTGAGATCGCACGGCGGTACGGGGCCGAGGTGGTGGACGTGCGGACGCCCTGGGGGCAGATCGTCGAGCCGGACGCCGTCATCCGCGAGCTGCGGGCCGCCCGCACGAAGCTGGTGGCCATCGTCCACGCCGACACCTCGACCGGCGTCGCGCAGCCGCTGGCCGAGATCGGCGCGGCCTGCCGCGAGCACGACGCCCTGCTGGTGGTGGACGCCGTCCTGAGCCTCGGCGGCTGCCGGGTCGAGACGGACGCCTGGAACGTGGACGTGGCGATCTCGGGCCTGCAAAAGTGCCTGGGCGGCCCGAGCGGCATGGCCCCGCTGACCTACAACGCCCGCGCCGAAGCGGCGATGCAGGCTCGCACGGGCGCCCCGGCCACGAACTACCTGGACCTGCTCCAGTTGCAGGCGTACTGGGGACCGGATCGGCTGAACCACCACACCGCGCCGACGAGCATGGTCTACGCCCTGCGCGAGGCCCTGCGAATCATCGACGAAGAAGGGCTGGAGCCGCGCTGGGAGCGTCACCGCCGGGTGAACGGCGCGCTGGTCGCCGGCCTGGAGGCGATGGGGCTGAGCCTGTTCGGGGACCGCGCCTACAAGGCCCCGATGATCGCGCTGGTGACGGTGCCGGACGGCATCGACGAGGCCGGCGTGCGCCAGCAGCTGCTGGAGGAGCACGGCATCGAGATCATGGCGGCCTTCGGGGAGCTGAACGGGAAGGTCTGGCGCATCGGGCTGATGGGCTACAACGCGCGGTTCGAGAACGCCATCCGCGTGCTCGGAGCGCTTGAGCAGGTGCTGGTCGGCCGCGGCTTCCGCCTGCCGACGGGCGCTGGCGTCGCGGCGGCGCGCGCAGCAGCCCAGGAGGC